The following proteins are co-located in the Streptomyces sp. NBC_01198 genome:
- a CDS encoding ABC transporter permease, protein MNPARTLATARRVLRQLSHDPRTIALMLVVPCVLLTLLKYVFDASPHTFDSAGASLLGVFPLITMFLVTSIATLRERTSGTLERLLSMPLGKADLLAGYALAFGVVAVVQAALATGLVFAVLGLDVAGSGWLLLVVALADAFLGTALGLFVSAFASSEFQAVQFLPAVLLPQLLLCGLFVPRGDMQPVLSGVSDVLPMSYAVDGMSQVVRHTGVTGDFVRDLAVVAGCALLALALGAATLRRRTS, encoded by the coding sequence ATGAACCCCGCCCGTACGCTCGCCACCGCACGCCGGGTGCTGCGCCAGCTCAGCCACGACCCGCGCACCATCGCCTTGATGCTGGTGGTGCCCTGCGTCCTGCTGACGCTGCTCAAATACGTCTTCGACGCCAGCCCGCACACCTTCGACTCCGCCGGCGCCTCCCTGCTCGGCGTCTTCCCGCTGATCACGATGTTCCTGGTCACGTCCATCGCCACGCTGCGCGAACGCACCTCAGGCACCCTGGAACGCCTGCTGTCCATGCCGCTGGGCAAGGCCGACCTGCTCGCCGGCTACGCCCTCGCCTTCGGCGTCGTCGCCGTCGTCCAGGCCGCACTCGCCACCGGGCTGGTCTTCGCCGTCCTCGGCCTGGACGTCGCGGGATCCGGCTGGCTGCTGCTGGTTGTCGCGCTCGCCGACGCCTTCCTCGGCACCGCGCTCGGGCTGTTCGTCAGCGCCTTCGCCTCCAGCGAGTTCCAGGCCGTGCAGTTCCTGCCCGCCGTCCTGCTCCCGCAACTGCTGCTCTGCGGCCTGTTCGTGCCGCGCGGCGACATGCAGCCGGTGCTCTCCGGGGTGTCCGACGTGCTGCCGATGTCGTACGCGGTCGACGGCATGAGCCAGGTCGTCCGGCACACCGGCGTCACCGGCGACTTCGTACGCGACCTCGCCGTCGTCGCCGGATGCGCGCTGCTCGCCCTCGCGCTCGGCGCCGCCACCCTGCGCCGCCGCACGTCGTGA
- the proC gene encoding pyrroline-5-carboxylate reductase — translation MTQQTVAVLGTGKIGEALLSGMIRAGWAPADLLVTARRKDRADELRARYGIEPVDNAEAAKSADTLILAVKPQDMAALLDELAPHVPADRLVISAAAGIPTGFFEGRLADGTPVVRVMPNTPVLVDEGMSVISAGRYADESHLARTEAIFQPVGKTLRVPEKHQDAATALSGSGPAYFYYLVEAMTDAGILLGLPRSQAHDLIVQSAIGAAVMLRDSGEHPVKLREAVTSPAGTTISAIRELENHGVRAALLAALEAARDRSRELASGA, via the coding sequence ATGACCCAGCAGACAGTCGCCGTCCTCGGCACCGGAAAGATCGGCGAGGCCCTGCTCTCCGGCATGATCCGGGCCGGATGGGCACCCGCCGACCTCCTCGTCACCGCCCGCCGCAAGGACCGGGCCGACGAGCTGCGTGCCCGCTACGGCATCGAGCCCGTCGACAACGCCGAGGCGGCGAAGTCCGCCGACACCCTGATCCTGGCCGTCAAACCGCAGGACATGGCGGCCCTGCTGGACGAGCTCGCCCCGCACGTGCCGGCCGACCGCCTGGTCATCAGCGCCGCCGCCGGCATCCCCACCGGCTTCTTCGAGGGCCGCCTCGCCGACGGCACCCCCGTGGTCCGGGTGATGCCCAACACCCCGGTGCTGGTCGACGAGGGCATGTCGGTGATCTCGGCCGGACGCTACGCAGACGAGTCCCATCTCGCCCGGACCGAAGCCATCTTCCAGCCGGTCGGCAAGACCCTGCGGGTCCCGGAGAAGCACCAGGACGCCGCCACCGCGCTGTCCGGCTCCGGCCCGGCGTACTTCTACTACCTGGTCGAGGCCATGACCGACGCCGGCATCCTGCTCGGCCTGCCCCGCTCCCAGGCCCACGACCTCATCGTGCAGTCCGCGATCGGCGCCGCCGTGATGCTCCGCGACAGCGGCGAACACCCGGTCAAGCTCCGCGAGGCGGTGACCTCCCCGGCCGGCACCACGATCAGCGCCATCCGGGAGCTGGAGAACCACGGCGTCCGCGCCGCGCTCCTCGCCGCCCTGGAGGCCGCCCGCGACCGCAGCCGCGAGCTGGCCTCGGGCGCCTGA
- the trpS gene encoding tryptophan--tRNA ligase → MTRIFSGVKPTGHLTLGNYLGALRRWADEDQHRADSLFCVVDLHALTVDHDPARVRRLSRQAASLLLATGLDPRVCTVFVQSHVDEHARLSYLLECVASDGEMRRMIQYKEKSARAQAAGQGVRLSLLTYPVLMAADILAYGADEVPVGDDQTQHVELTRDLAERFNQRYGRTFVIPRATPPAVAARVMDLQDPAQKMGKSHEATTGIVYLLDEPDVVAKKIMRAVTDSEAGVTYDREARPGLANLLEILASCTGKEPAALAEAYDAGGLGFGVLKQETAEAVVELLRPLRVRHAELSADPGFVDGVLREGAARARALARPTVDAAYRAIGLLPPA, encoded by the coding sequence ATGACTCGTATCTTCAGCGGAGTCAAACCCACCGGGCACCTGACGCTCGGCAACTACCTCGGCGCGCTGCGGCGGTGGGCGGACGAGGACCAGCACCGGGCGGACTCGCTGTTCTGCGTGGTGGACCTGCACGCGCTCACCGTCGACCACGATCCGGCGCGCGTGCGCCGGTTGAGCCGGCAGGCGGCGAGCCTGCTGCTGGCCACCGGGCTCGATCCGCGGGTGTGCACGGTGTTCGTGCAGAGCCACGTGGACGAGCACGCCCGGCTGTCGTACCTGCTGGAGTGCGTCGCCTCGGACGGGGAGATGCGGCGGATGATCCAGTACAAGGAGAAGTCGGCGCGGGCACAGGCCGCCGGGCAGGGCGTACGGCTGTCGCTGCTGACGTATCCGGTGCTCATGGCGGCGGACATCCTGGCGTACGGGGCCGACGAGGTGCCGGTCGGGGACGACCAGACGCAGCATGTGGAGCTGACCCGGGACCTGGCGGAGCGGTTCAACCAGCGGTACGGCAGGACGTTCGTCATCCCGCGGGCGACGCCGCCCGCGGTGGCGGCCCGGGTGATGGACCTGCAGGACCCGGCGCAGAAGATGGGGAAGTCGCACGAGGCCACCACCGGGATCGTCTATCTGCTGGACGAGCCGGACGTGGTCGCGAAGAAGATCATGCGGGCGGTGACCGACAGCGAGGCCGGGGTCACCTACGACCGGGAGGCACGGCCGGGGCTGGCGAACCTGCTGGAGATCCTGGCGTCGTGCACGGGCAAGGAGCCGGCGGCGCTGGCGGAGGCGTACGACGCGGGCGGGCTCGGGTTCGGCGTGCTGAAGCAGGAGACGGCGGAGGCGGTGGTCGAGCTGCTGCGGCCGCTGCGGGTGCGGCACGCCGAGCTGAGCGCCGACCCGGGGTTCGTGGACGGGGTGCTGCGGGAGGGGGCGGCGCGGGCGCGGGCCCTCGCCCGGCCGACCGTGGACGCGGCCTACCGGGCGATCGGGCTGCTGCCGCCGGCCTGA
- a CDS encoding ABC transporter ATP-binding protein: MMNKHPEPAVEAAGLRVVRGGRTVLDDLAFAIPRGRITGLLGPSGCGKSTLIRAVIGSQAHVTGTLTVLGRPAGHRALRPRVGYVTQAPSVYADLTARQNLDYYAAVLGIPRRDRPAQVDRALHDVDLVPHADALAGKLSGGQRGRVSLAVALLGDPELLVLDEPTVGLDPVLRRDLWQLFHRLTDERGATVLVSSHAMDEAERCHRLLLLRDGRLLADDTPDALRHSTGTDTVEDAFLHLVDQANAADRAPSGPAAPAPSDTAAPTEATSR, from the coding sequence ATGATGAATAAACACCCGGAACCCGCCGTCGAGGCGGCCGGCCTCCGCGTCGTCCGCGGTGGCCGCACCGTGCTCGACGACCTCGCCTTCGCGATCCCCCGCGGCCGCATCACCGGCCTGCTCGGGCCGAGCGGCTGCGGGAAGTCCACCCTCATACGGGCCGTCATCGGCTCCCAGGCACACGTCACCGGCACCCTCACCGTCCTCGGCCGCCCCGCGGGCCACCGCGCCCTGCGGCCCAGGGTCGGCTACGTCACCCAGGCACCCTCCGTCTACGCCGACCTGACCGCCCGGCAGAACCTCGACTACTACGCCGCGGTCCTCGGCATCCCCCGCCGGGACCGCCCCGCCCAGGTGGACCGCGCACTGCACGACGTCGACCTCGTCCCGCACGCCGACGCCCTCGCCGGGAAGCTGTCCGGCGGCCAGCGCGGCCGCGTCTCGCTCGCCGTCGCACTGCTCGGCGACCCCGAACTGCTCGTGCTCGACGAACCCACCGTCGGCCTCGACCCGGTGCTGCGCCGGGACCTGTGGCAGCTCTTCCACCGCCTCACCGACGAGCGCGGCGCGACCGTCCTGGTCTCCTCCCACGCCATGGACGAGGCCGAACGCTGCCACCGCCTGCTGCTCCTGCGCGACGGCCGGCTGCTGGCCGACGACACCCCCGACGCCCTGCGCCACAGCACCGGGACCGACACCGTCGAGGACGCCTTCCTGCACCTGGTCGACCAGGCGAACGCCGCCGACCGCGCCCCGTCCGGCCCCGCCGCACCCGCCCCCTCCGACACCGCCGCGCCCACGGAGGCGACCTCGCGATGA
- a CDS encoding HAD family hydrolase: MPYDLVIFDNDGVLVDSERISNRILADCLTEAGYPTSFEDSVRDFMGAAIHRVHDVVRERAGGTLPEGFDAGYHARVFAAFERELEPVEGAGTVLEKLAADGVAYCLASSGGHERIRVALRKTGLYARFGEERIFSAQDVGRGKPAPDLFLHAARTMAVAPERCAVVEDSALGVAAARAAGMDVYGYTAMTPAAKLRDATALFGSMAELPGLLFG, encoded by the coding sequence ATGCCCTACGACCTGGTCATCTTCGACAACGACGGCGTCCTCGTGGACAGCGAGCGGATCTCCAACCGGATCCTCGCCGACTGCCTGACCGAGGCCGGGTATCCGACCAGCTTCGAGGACTCGGTCAGGGACTTCATGGGTGCGGCCATCCACCGCGTGCACGACGTGGTGCGGGAGCGGGCCGGGGGGACGCTGCCCGAGGGGTTCGACGCGGGGTATCACGCGCGGGTGTTCGCCGCGTTCGAGCGGGAGCTTGAGCCGGTCGAGGGGGCCGGGACGGTCCTGGAGAAGCTGGCGGCGGACGGGGTGGCCTACTGCCTCGCGTCGTCCGGGGGGCATGAGCGGATCAGGGTAGCGCTGCGGAAGACCGGGCTGTACGCGAGGTTCGGGGAGGAGCGGATCTTCTCGGCGCAGGACGTGGGGCGGGGGAAGCCGGCGCCTGACCTGTTCCTGCACGCGGCCCGCACCATGGCGGTGGCACCGGAGCGGTGCGCCGTCGTGGAGGACAGCGCGCTGGGGGTGGCGGCGGCGCGGGCGGCGGGGATGGACGTCTACGGCTACACCGCGATGACACCGGCTGCGAAGCTCAGGGACGCCACCGCCCTGTTCGGCAGCATGGCGGAGCTGCCCGGCCTGCTGTTCGGCTGA